The Mytilus galloprovincialis chromosome 2, xbMytGall1.hap1.1, whole genome shotgun sequence genome has a window encoding:
- the LOC143061963 gene encoding zinc finger CCHC domain-containing protein 12-like: protein MLQVLIPVFSGEEKSEVSFDVWKFEVKCIIREGNYTDTILLQCIRGSLKGKARGLLLSLPDGATPTQIIEKLDGIYGNVFSSEALLQKFYMETQKQGQSVADYGMRLEDIAQKAVEKGQISSQAKNDMLRSKLWSGLRDPLLKNASRYKYDTVEKFDQLLKEIRSIELDLSNYASGSDNKIQHQPAVVEQSGMQEMIKSMKLLNTRMESFEGELKKLKESKPDDHTSSSNSQFRGQGRGNYRGSDRRGRFNNNRGWRGRGYTGNQQNQNYNSQTRGLNG from the exons ATGCTGCAGGTTTTG ATACCTGTATTTTCTGGGGAAGAAAAAAGTGAAGTGTCTTTTGACGTATGGAAGTTCGAAGTTAAATGTATAATACGGGAAGGTAATTATACAGATACTATATTATTGCAGTGTATAAGAGGGTCCCTAAAAGGTAAAGCTAGGGGTTTATTGTTATCACTCCCAGATGGGGCTACACCCACAcagattattgaaaaattagaTGGGATATATGGAAATGTGTTCAGTAGTGAAGCATTGCTTCAAAAGTTTTACATGGAAACTCAGAAACAAGGTCAGTCTGTTGCTGATTATGGTATGAGACTTGAAGATATTGCCCAAAAAGCTGTTGAAAAAGGTCAAATTAGCTCACAGGCTAAAAACGACATGCTTAGATCAAAGCTGTGGTCAGGTCTCAGAGATCCCCTTTTGAAAAATGCTAGTCGTTATAAATACGATACTGTTGAAAAATTTGATCAGTTATTAAAAGAGATCCGATCTATTGAATTGGACTTATCAAATTATGCCTCAGGTTCTGACAATAAGATTCAACATCAACCTGCGGTTGTTGAACAGTCAGGTATGCAAGAGATGATTAAGTCCATGAAGCTCTTGAATACTAGAATGGAATCATTTGAGGGAGagttaaagaaattaaaagaaagtaAACCTGATGATCATACAAGTTCGTCAAATAGTCAGTTTCGTGGCCAAGGTCGCGGGAACTATCGAGGGTCTGATAGAAGGGGTAGATTTAATAATAACCGTGGCTGGCGTGGCCGTGGTTATACAGGAAACCAACAAAACCAGAATTATAATTCTCAGACGAGGGGTTTAAACGGGTAA